A window of Cucurbita pepo subsp. pepo cultivar mu-cu-16 chromosome LG06, ASM280686v2, whole genome shotgun sequence contains these coding sequences:
- the LOC111796940 gene encoding uncharacterized protein LOC111796940: MVEFEWIFVVQEVLKKTVKLAAEQGDLAWGFKDELSKMKDSLLMAQAIPRDVEKMRVDLDSLKLWVKKLEDIVFQADILLNELAYEDVRLKVEIGKDLLFLQKVLRDV, from the exons atggTGGAATTCGAGTGGATCTTTGTTGTACAGGAAGTGTTGAAGAAGACGGTGAAGCTGGCAGCCGAGCAGGGCGACCTGGCCTGGGGATTCAAGGACGAACTCTCGAAAATGAAGGACTCTTTACTCATGGCACAAGCCATCCCAAGGGATGTTGAAAAAATGAGGGTAGACCTTGACTCCTTAAAGCTATGGGTGAAGAAGCTTGAAGATATTGTCTTCCAAGCTGATATTTTACTCAACGAGCTCGCTTATGAAGACGTTCGACTCAAAGTGGAAATCGGGAAAGATCTGTTG TTTTTACAAAAAGTCCTCCGAGATGTGTAG